A DNA window from Setaria viridis chromosome 2, Setaria_viridis_v4.0, whole genome shotgun sequence contains the following coding sequences:
- the LOC117843623 gene encoding lipid phosphate phosphatase 2 has translation MADQLGCTMRSHGMILARLHMYDWIILLLLAVIDGLLNIIEPFHRFVGKDMMTDLRYPLKGNTVPFWAVPIFGIILPWAIFFGIYFKKKNFYDLHHGILGILYSVLITAVITDAIKDGVGRPRPDFFWRCFPDGNDVYDNITTGVICHGEKSVIKEGHKSFPSGHSSWSFAGLGFLAWYLAGKITAFDRKGHVAKLCIVFLPLLTASLVAVSRVDDYWHHWQDVFAGAIIGLTVASFCYLQFFPYPFDADAFWPHAYMVQLAEERNSRNANSYSARPTEIETVNIPGQGGITLRDTLNDVESGRSS, from the exons ATGGCAGACCAGTTAGGGTGTACTATGAGATCCCATGGAATGATACTGGCAAGATTGCACATGTATGACTGGATAATACTTCTGCTCCTTGCTGTCATAGACGGACTGTTGAATATAATTGAACCTTTTCACCGTTTTGTTGGGAAAGACATGATGACTGACTTGAGATATCCTTTGAAGGGCAATACAGTGCCCTTTTGGGCTGTTCCA ATATTTGGAATTATACTACCTTGGGCCATATTTTTTGGAATTTACTTCAAAAAGAAGAATTTTTATGATTTGCACCATGGCATACTGG GGATTCTATACTCGGTGCTTATAACTGCAGTGATTACTGATGCAATTAAGGATGGTGTTGGCCGCCCACGTCCAGATTTTTTCTGGCGCTGTTTTCCTGATGGAAACGAT GTTTATGATAACATTACTACTGGTGTTATATGCCATGGAGAGAAGAGTGTAATCAAGGAAGGTCACAAAAGCTTCCCAAGTGGACACAGTTCAT GGTCTTTTGCTGGCCTTGGCTTCCTTGCATGGTACCTAGCTGGGAAAATCACTGCTTTTGATCGCAAAGGACATGTTGCAAAGCTATGCATAGTGTTTCTGCCTCTTCTTACTGCTTCACTTGTGGCTGTTTCTCGAGTGGATGACTACTGGCATCACTGGCAAGATGTTTTTGCTGGCGCTATTATAG GCCTTACAGTTGCTTCGTTTTGTTATCTGCAATTTTTCCCATATCCTTTTGATGCTGATG CTTTCTGGCCTCATGCATACATGGTGCAGCTAGCTGAAGAACGCAACAGCAGAAATGCAAACTCCTACAGTGCGAGACCAACCGAGATCGAAACAGTCAATATTCCTGGCCAGGGCGGAATCACCCTAAGAGACACTCTCAACGACGTGGAGTCTGGAAGGAGTTCGTGA